The sequence below is a genomic window from Rhizobium gallicum bv. gallicum R602sp.
ATCATCATGGATGTGATGATGCCGGGCGAATCCGGCATCGACGTGACGCGCGGCCTGCGCGCCATTAAGAACGTGCCGATCATCATGCTCACAGCGCTTGCGGAATCCGACAATCGCATTGCGGGCCTTGAAGCCGGCGCCGACGATTATCTCTCGAAGCCTTTCGATCCGCGCGAACTGGTGCTGCGCGTCAATAATATCCTGCGCCGCAACGCCTCGGACGCGCCGAAGATCGAGCAGATCATGTTCGGCCCATACACTTTCTCGCTCACCCGAAAGGAATTGAAGAAGGCGACGGAAGTGATCCGCCTCACAGACCGCGAGCAGGAAATCATGCTGCTTTTTGCCAAGCGCGCCGGCGACACTATTCCGCGGCACGAGCTCATCGGCAACGACGTCGACGTCGGGGAGCGCACGATCGACGTGCAGATCAATCGCCTCCGTCGCAAGATAGAGGACGACCCTGCAAATCCTGTCTGGCTCCAGACGGTTCGTGGTATAGGATACAGGCTGAGCATCGATTGATGGCCTCAACGTCAGGATCGCGACAGTGATGGTAACTTTCGACTCCCTGCGCCGCGAAGAACGATCGCCAGCCTCCGGATGGAAAGGATTCGGCCGTTGGCTGCGCCGCCACCTGCCGACCGGCCTCTACGTCCGTTCGCTGCTGATCATCATCATTCCCATGGTGCTGCTGCAGTCCGTCGTCGCCGCGGTCTTCATGGAGCGTCATTGGCAGATGGTGACGCAACGCCTGTCGATGGCCGTCACCCGCGATATTGCGGCAATCATCCAAATCATCGAAACCTATCCGCAGGATACGGACTATAGGGAGGCCACGCGCATCGCCCGCGAGCAGTTGAACCTGCAGATTTCGATCGAGCCTGACGGAGATCTGCCGCCGCCGCGCGAAAAGCCGTTCTTCTCCATCCTCGACGGCATTTTGAGCGATGAGATCAGCGACCAGATCAAACGACCCTTCTGGATCGACACGGTGGGAGACTCGAGCCTCGTCGAAATCCGTATAAAGCTCGACGACAAGATTCTG
It includes:
- a CDS encoding response regulator, translated to MAGKTIISDDAAHLLVVDDDTRIRALLNRYLTENGFRVTVAADGAEAQRKLAGLDFDLIIMDVMMPGESGIDVTRGLRAIKNVPIIMLTALAESDNRIAGLEAGADDYLSKPFDPRELVLRVNNILRRNASDAPKIEQIMFGPYTFSLTRKELKKATEVIRLTDREQEIMLLFAKRAGDTIPRHELIGNDVDVGERTIDVQINRLRRKIEDDPANPVWLQTVRGIGYRLSID